One region of Epilithonimonas zeae genomic DNA includes:
- the argH gene encoding argininosuccinate lyase, whose amino-acid sequence MKKIWQKDNTKTNDLVNQFTVGKDLDFDDRLAKYDVLGSIAHAKMLAEVGLIRLDEEQAIVAVLEEVLIDIEKGSFEIDKSAEDIHSQIETILIEKLGETGKKIHTARSRNDQVLTDIKLYLLDEIREITELTNSFFQILKDKANQHKDVLLPGYTHLQVAMPSSFGLWFGAYAESLVDDLELLFATKNIINKNPLGSAAGYGSSFPIDRESTTYKLDFRTLNYNVVYAQMTRGKSEKLLANSLSVLAGTLSKFSYDVCLYLSQNFDFISFPKEFTTGSSIMPHKKNPDIFELVRARCNRIQGLPNELILVTNNLPSGYHRDLQLTKEILFPAIDSLKECLEILIYTLPNIEVKDNVLDDEKYKYIFSVEKINEEVKNGKSFRDAYIQIGQEIENDLFEYDYKELNHSHQGSLGNLCLGEIEYQFNKVRDKLLG is encoded by the coding sequence ATGAAAAAAATCTGGCAAAAAGACAATACAAAAACCAATGATTTGGTCAACCAATTCACAGTCGGGAAAGACCTGGATTTTGACGACAGATTAGCAAAATACGATGTGTTGGGTTCTATTGCTCACGCAAAAATGCTGGCAGAAGTTGGTTTGATTCGTTTGGATGAAGAGCAGGCGATTGTTGCAGTTTTGGAAGAAGTTCTTATCGACATCGAAAAAGGAAGCTTCGAAATTGATAAATCGGCAGAAGATATCCATTCACAAATCGAAACGATTCTCATCGAGAAACTTGGCGAAACTGGGAAAAAAATTCACACCGCAAGGTCAAGAAATGACCAGGTTTTGACGGATATAAAACTATATTTATTAGATGAAATCAGAGAAATCACTGAACTGACGAATTCGTTTTTTCAAATACTGAAAGACAAAGCGAATCAGCATAAAGATGTTTTGTTGCCGGGTTACACACATTTGCAGGTGGCGATGCCTTCGTCTTTTGGGTTGTGGTTTGGCGCATATGCAGAATCTCTAGTTGACGATTTAGAATTATTGTTTGCAACGAAGAATATCATTAATAAAAATCCATTGGGTTCGGCTGCCGGTTACGGTTCATCTTTCCCGATTGACAGAGAGAGTACAACTTATAAATTAGATTTCAGAACACTGAATTATAATGTAGTTTATGCACAAATGACTCGAGGAAAGTCGGAAAAATTATTGGCTAATTCTTTATCGGTTTTGGCTGGAACTTTGTCTAAATTTTCTTACGATGTTTGTCTTTACTTAAGTCAGAACTTCGATTTCATAAGCTTTCCTAAAGAATTTACAACGGGAAGCAGCATTATGCCACACAAGAAAAATCCTGATATTTTTGAATTGGTAAGAGCAAGATGTAATAGAATTCAAGGATTGCCAAACGAATTGATTTTGGTGACAAACAATCTGCCGTCAGGTTATCACAGAGATTTGCAGTTGACCAAAGAAATTCTGTTTCCTGCCATTGATTCTTTAAAAGAATGTCTCGAAATTTTGATTTACACACTTCCGAATATAGAAGTGAAGGACAATGTTCTAGACGATGAAAAATATAAATACATCTTCAGTGTAGAAAAAATCAACGAAGAAGTGAAGAACGGAAAATCATTCCGAGATGCTTACATTCAAATCGGACAAGAAATTGAAAACGACCTTTTCGAATACGATTACAAAGAGCTGAATCATTCTCACCAAGGCAGTTTAGGAAACCTTTGTCTCGGCGAAATCGAATATCAGTTTAATAAAGTTAGAGATAAGTTATTAGGA
- a CDS encoding M20 family metallo-hydrolase, producing MKELKSVFSREELTENAVKLLKKLIATPSMSRDEYNVSLIIEGFFNEHQLTVNRFKNNIWATNKHFDAGKPSILLNTHHDTVKPNKAYTLDPFIPVEKDGKLFGLGSNDAGASLVAMAQTFLYFYEAEDLTHNLVIALTAEEEISGLDGIEALFPQLPNVELAIVGEPTKMNLAIAEKGLLVIDGEMTGTPSHAAHPNNDNAIVKCMQDLQNILDFKFPKVSDYLGEVKVTLSVINAGTQHNVVPEKCQFTLDVRVTDEYTNREVFEIIQSQMKSKLTPRSFRLNSSKIEVSHPFVQAGLALGRTTYGSPTSSDQAIIPCTSVKLGVGESLRSHTADEFVYIDEIREGIDIYIKILEKIL from the coding sequence ATGAAGGAACTGAAATCTGTCTTTAGCAGAGAAGAATTAACGGAAAATGCAGTCAAATTGCTGAAAAAACTCATTGCAACGCCCTCTATGAGCCGAGACGAATATAACGTTTCGCTCATCATAGAAGGATTTTTCAATGAGCATCAGTTAACTGTCAACCGATTCAAAAATAACATTTGGGCAACCAACAAACATTTTGATGCAGGCAAACCTTCAATTCTTCTTAATACGCATCACGATACGGTAAAACCGAACAAAGCTTATACTTTGGACCCGTTTATTCCTGTAGAGAAAGATGGGAAATTATTTGGTTTGGGAAGTAACGATGCAGGCGCGTCTTTGGTGGCGATGGCGCAGACATTTCTGTATTTTTATGAAGCTGAAGATTTGACTCATAATCTGGTAATTGCTCTGACAGCTGAGGAAGAAATCTCTGGTTTGGACGGTATCGAGGCCTTGTTCCCACAACTCCCGAATGTAGAATTAGCAATCGTAGGCGAACCAACCAAAATGAATCTTGCTATCGCTGAAAAAGGTTTATTGGTGATTGATGGTGAAATGACCGGAACGCCTTCTCACGCCGCGCATCCTAACAATGACAATGCGATTGTGAAGTGTATGCAGGATTTGCAGAATATTTTAGATTTCAAATTTCCAAAAGTTTCCGATTATCTGGGTGAAGTGAAAGTGACTTTGTCGGTTATCAATGCGGGAACTCAGCATAACGTAGTTCCGGAAAAATGTCAATTCACTTTGGACGTGCGTGTGACAGACGAATACACGAACCGGGAAGTTTTCGAAATCATCCAGTCCCAGATGAAATCGAAACTCACGCCGAGGTCATTCCGTCTCAATTCCTCAAAAATAGAGGTCAGTCATCCGTTTGTTCAGGCTGGATTGGCGTTGGGAAGGACAACTTACGGTTCACCGACATCTTCCGACCAGGCGATTATTCCGTGCACGTCGGTCAAGTTGGGCGTTGGCGAAAGTCTGCGTTCTCACACTGCGGACGAGTTTGTTTATATCGACGAAATCCGAGAAGGCATCGATATTTACATCAAAATATTAGAAAAAATATTATAA